CACATTTATACATTGGCATGAAGGACACACTGGCACAGTCTAGTTTTTGTGTTCTTTCCTTGTATAAGACAAGTTTGTTAATGTACATTAGTCAATAAACGCTATCAGGCCCAACATGTTGGGTGACAACTTTGATATGGTGAATGTACATTAACAAACGTGAACCAGGTGAATGTGCAAAATTGTGCTTTGTCTGTTGGCCCAGCCTCTAATTCATTTGATTAGAATCAATAATCATCGACAgctgattcataaaaaaaacctgtACATTAGATTTGGAAAATACTACAATCCCATTGGGAAAAAATATCATCCAAcactaaatacaaataaatgtgaaattcaTATCTGACATGTGGTAAccacacattttacataaactttcaataaaatttacaactcacaatctttataaaaaaatggtttgaaatGAAATCACCTATTCTGAGTTCTTTCTTTTGTCATTCTTTATCACATAAAAATCTAGTAAAATTTTGAAAcctaaaaagtaattttaagaCGTGTATGAGAACAGAACAAGTGTCACCATTTACTCAAGTAAACTGTGCCATCTTGAGCTAAAACACAAGTGTTTAATCCCCAGGCATTTTTAGAACTGATCAAATCTAAAACAGCCATTCAAATCTAACAAGAAGAAGGATCATAAGCTAACCGGAGTGGCGAGGCCATTCATTATTCTCTGCCAGAGTTCTTTCCTACACGATTTGGTTCTCCTTAGTGACTGTAAAAGCTCCTGAAACTGGACCATGCCTCCAGGAGTGATGTAGAACACGTTACGCGCGCTGCAGATGATGCTAACAAAGTCATCGTACTCTGATGGATTGATATGGTGGATTCTCTGGTGGGCACATTGGATAAACCTGGATGGGGagataaaacaactgtatacgGTAACTTGAGGGAAACATCTGTGAATGAAAGTCTGTGATTAAAGGTTtagaaaattgattaaatagCGATACATAGTGAATTACGCTTTAAATTATGAAAGGAAATAGTACCAACTTATGATGACAATCATGTTCTACCGCATTACAAAAAAGAGAATTGTCATTAGGAAGATTGGAAAATATTGGTACTGTGACACAAACTATTTACAGTAAGTTTATAGAGCAAAACATAATAAGTGCAGAAGGTTATTATGACTCTGACCTTGAAGGTGGTCTCTTCTgccaaattattataaaatccaaaattgtattacaaatatatGGACACAAACTTTTATCAGTAAGGCTTATATAGCAAAAAGTTCAGAAGGTTGTTCAGAGGCTTGACCTTGTaggtagggacaagggtcttgtgcaattttaacattcaccaataatttcaaaatcttAAGTTTAGAGATAACAGTTCTTACATTTGAACACATTTCTGCACGAGTGGATGGAGTATGCCGGACCGCAGGTGGCTCTGGACGGCCACAGGATTGTTCCTGGCAAGCACCTGGGCAGCCTCAATGGCAATGTCGTACAGCAGGAAAGGGCTCACTACAGCATTTGCAACACTCTGGGTAAACTGCTGCAGGTAACTAGTTCCTGAAATATGGTTGTCATTTCAGTGCAAATGAACTTTATAACAGACATAGTACAGCAACCAAAACTGTTAACATACTAATCAACGAAGTAAGTTTTAAAGGAACATCTGTTACTGAGGAggcttttttctattttttaaagtataaagCTATGGCAGAAGCTCTTACTAAATATAAGTTTTCTAGAAAACGATATTTATCCTTTTAATGCGCACATCCTCTTACCTAATTTCATAGCCAGTTTCAGTAGCCATTTAACATCTTCTCCATTGGGTGGATTTTTGGCATACTTTGTCTGTGGTCTTTCATCATGTACTCTTCTTGCCAGCGTCTCCATGGCAAGAATCCCCACCCTAAATGCAGCATGCAGGTAATGTGTCTGAGTAGGATTCATTATGTGTGGGTTAGTGAGGGTGTGGTGGTGACCTATATCTTCCCCACTCATGTTTGGTGGGTGAGCCATCGAAAGTGGTGCCTGGGGTGGTGGAGGCAGCATTCCTGGAAGGTTGGACATTTGGCAATTCTGACTAGGTATGACCTGAACCCCTTGTCCTTGGGCCTGAGTTGGAATGGGGCCTGGGGCCATAGGGCGGTATGCTGCTGCAGAGGAGTAGACAGGGGCTTGTTGTGGCATTCCGTTGTACTGGATGGGATTTGGATAGGTGAATGTCACATATGGCGGCATGGTCTGGGGATGCATGGGTATGGACTGTTGTAATGGTGGCGCTCCAAATGGCTGATGGATTTGCTGAACGATGTTATATGGCTGAACAAAAGCCTGCTGTTGCTGCATGTGATGGTGTGGGTGGTGAGGACTAGGCTGGGGTACTGGGGGCATAGGGAATGGCAACATCACAGGCTGGCCATTGTGAGTCAACAGCTGGGCGGCAGATACTGCCACATGGCTGGCATTCGGCGGAGTATTGCTGAATGGAATAACTGGCAGATTCACAGGGCTGGGTCCCTCAGCCCCCTGCGATGGGCTTGACACAGTGACAGGGGCCAATGGAGCTGACCGGGGTCTCCCTCTCTCATGTCCATCAGCCCTCCCAGACTCTACCCCACCTGGCTGGCTAGCTGCCTCCTCAGCCAGTTCATGCCAGCGTTTAGCTACATGGAATAACACTTCAGGGTACACACCACCTCCTGTAGCTGCTCCCTCCACAGCAAGGCAAGCTTTCTCCAACATTTCTTTGCTCTGCTCCTTACACTGATACAGCGCTCTCTGCACCTCGGAGGGGTTTAGAGCATGTGCCTGTGGTAGACAGGACAGGGCAAGTTCTGCTGCTGCTCTCACGATATGGTGATCCCGCCCCCTTGATGCACGATCAGCAAGGGAGGCAACCTCAGGTGGTGTCAGGTGACCCTCCCAAGTGTCAATCAGTATATGGATGGCTGCACTGCCTATCTCCATTGCTTGACCTGTCATTTATACAGTGGTTATCTTATATTCAATGAAATTTCAAAGGCTTTATACTCTTGAAATAGCAGTATCAAAGATCTTCATTATCATTATACTAAGTCTTATTTCACTTAAGGAAAGAAAGtatattatttaaagaaggATATCTATCACCAATCCCATTATATAACagaaaatactgtttttatttacatccaTTTAACACGTAAAAACAAAGGAGCAATTACCAGTAATCCAGGATACATGTGAGGAGTAAGTCCTGGACAGCCAGTTGGGAGCCACGCAGTTCTGCAGGCCGAGGGCATACAGGCCGATCTGGAATGAGCACAGCTGGAGGTTCCTGTGTGGGCCAGATGGCTGGTTTGTGTTGGACGGCTGGATGAACTGGGATGTGGAGCTCGAGCCCCCAGCCTTGTTCAGAATCATCTTGGCTACCTCCCACATCCAGTGGGCCGACGCCTCGCTTGGCTGGTTTGGCACAGTAGGCATTATACGCTTACCCTTGAACCTggtaataatttataattgcatgtactgtatacggaaaaccatatttttttaataaaggtaCAGGTGAAGTGAGGTGTGAGCAAGGCaagaaatttgttttcattgattttaacatAACTTACCTGATTCCCTTAAGATTTGGAGTAGAGCTTCTTGAATCTAATATAAACTGTGAAGTTGCAGTTATTCTACTGTTGATTTGAGCTTGTGagctgaaaaataaaacaattaattatataacaCAGACATATGATACCCAAGGTTGTTCTGGTCAAAGTCAGTGCTCACAGTAAACTATGAGAAGAAAGCAAACTCAGAAAAAGGAATAAATAAACAGCAGTGGAAATCCAACTTATAGGTTTATAGAAGATGTTTCAAAGTAATAACTTGTCGCAAGGGTTATTACAGAAAAATGTCACACCTTTCCCAAATGTGAATGTAACGTTTAACACCAATACATTAAAAAAGTAACGTTTTACACCAATACCTTAAATAAGTCACATTTTACACtaatacattaaaaaacttAACTCCTAACCTTTCATCCCTCAGTTTAGTCCTAAGCTCAGCCTTATCCCCGGAGCTGGAGGAACCAAGGGAGTCACTGTCCCCACTGGAGCCACTGTCGCTCCCCGGTCCCTGATGCTTGCCCCACACCCTACGTACCAGGGTGGGAGAGTTGTCACTGCTGGTGGTCTCTGGGGCACTGCTGTCTATGGCTGCGCGACCTGCACAGATAATTTGTACATGTCATATGCATGATTATGGCCATGATTATGGCGATGATTAATATGATGATTTTATTTGCCAGTTGCCACATATATGATAATCATGAATGGATTTCTCCGATTGCTAGTTTCTGttacacaaaattaaacattgttaGTAATTTACATGCATTTCATAGCAGAAATCAGTGGAAGTTATGAAACTGTAAGTCTCCCAGCTTCTCTAATACAAGAAACTTAACCGAATTATATATGTAGTCCTTTTTTTATCTCAAGTCACATGTTTCAATTTACCTGAGGAAGGTTTCTTCTTCAGCGCCATACAGCGTAGCTTGGCCTCTAACTGCTTGTAGTTGTCTCCTTCCTCTTCAACAGCTGAACTGTCTGTGTCTCGGCtatacaatgaaaaaatgaGTTCTTAATACAGGGGTGCAATAATGTGCCAACAACAGAGccaactgtcacaaaatatACCCATCCTTATTTtaggacaccaagtttggtgacaAGTGGTTGTATGTAAAGCCATATTTAGAGAGCGGACACTGTAAATACAGGTCTTGCCTGGAATAAAAGGTTACATTACAAAAACTGGAAACAGAAAGTGAGGATTTTGATAACCTCAGAATATCTTTCCAAACATTACACATGAACATTTACCAAAAAGAGTCATAAGTTATATGTCAAGTAAAATATAATCGGCGCACACGCCTACCTAAGTCCATATGTGATGGTCGTGTACGCCTTTGGCCTAGCTCCTGTCGTCCCCAAGCCACCTGATGCCCCACCACGATGCCTTTGATCATCAGGAGCAGGGAACTCATCAAGCTCAGATGTCCTGGTGCTGCGAGAGGTTCCTGATGCCCCTCTTGGGTTCTGGGGCCTTTCCTGCTGGTCCCTGCTCCCCCCAGTTGATGTGGTAGGGGTGTGGCAGGGGGCTTGTCGTGGGGTCAGATATGTCATCAGACTTGGTGCCTTGTACTGCTGGTGAACCTCTTTGTCGAGAAGTTTGTCCATAATCTGTGCATAAAACAATGACAGTGTTATCAGGTTTGCTGTAGTACAagtgaataaataatatacatataaatagtaTGCAGTTGGCAATGATTATAAAGAAAGTGCTTTCAAATTGTGTAgggaacatatatatattaactgttACTGTcatatctttattaaaatgattgcaATATCATTGAATACTGTCCAGATTCCAGAATATGTCTCTACACAATCACATTGCAGAAACACACTTGTTCTCTGTCCCaaacttttcattcatttcatttctttGTTTACCTTGCTTAGTTTTGCAATGTCATCCTTGTAGTTTAGAAGCATGGCCATAGTGAGATCCCCCCGCTGTTTCCTTGTACTCTCACACAGCAGCGGGTGGTCAGCTTCCGACACGTTCGCCTTCATACCTGATCACAGTACATCAAATACATGTGTTACTACAAAATGATCTTTGATAATTCATTTTGTATCAAGATTCATTAACACtaaatacaacaataaattaGTTTGGTAATTTACTTAAtagatttattcattttatcaaattaatttcataatCAAATAGCCTTATAGTTAGtcatgatgttttttatttcaattgccTTGAAGTCAATTTGACCAACGTTTTGTACAACTCAAGGGGGTGAATGCAAAATGATTCTGAAAATGGGTTCACTTTCATTACTTAATGCCTCTACTTCCTTTGGTTCTGAGTGACATTTCATAAAGAAGAAGATTAAACCGACTCATTTTCAGGCGTCACAACATTAGTATACATATGTATCTCATACCAAGAGCAGCAACACATCCCTCAAAGCCAAGTTTCTCATCTCCCGACTGTCTACAGGGCACCATGGACACATGGCGACATCCAGGCATGGTCGACGTCATTGGGCACGCTGTAAACAttgtaacaaaaataactttaagtCAAATCTTTATGAGAACTTTCTTTAATTGTTTGGTTCTCTTTCTCATTTGTCTGTCAATCCAACAAAGAAATTTTAAatagctcttgtttgtttcttttaatttgttcaCAGTCTTTTCAGTGGTATATTTATCAACAACAGGCAATAACTTTGGAATCAACCAAACTATTATAGCATGCAACCATATTCACACAACACCTACCTCCCAGACAGAGGGCATCAAATATGAAGCTGGCGAGGGTGAGGGGCAGCAAAGCCTCTCCCCGTGACTTGATGGTTCCATCCTTCAGCTGGTCAGCACGCTGGCGGAGCATGGACATCTCAGCAGGTCCAAGGGGAATTTTCTTTAACAAAGACAGCAACTCTGTCTCTTGGTATGCCAGTTTCACCTGCAGAAACACAATTAGAGGAACATGATTGCATTGCcaaaaataataactaaatgaCCCTATTTTAGAAACTGAAATACATGACTGCTACTAACATCTTCTTTCAACTGCTAATAACTATAAGGTAATATAACATACCAATGTCAATGATAAAACTCATGTTTATAACCTTGTTAAAACTACTGTAATTTGATGATCAGCTTATGAAtatcaattatcttttttacaaaagacCATAATAGCAACTATACATACATTTACCcatgttattattttcttctcagTCCAACAATAAGCATTACTGAACATTCATTATAACTATAATTATGGACCGTGTTGGTATGCTGAGCAAAaaatgacaccaaggctttcCCATAACTCGAcctttttctcaaaaaataGATCAAGctcaaaatgaataaatgaattattcttCATGAGCACCAAGAATGCTTGAGTTGAGTACGAACCTCCATGGCCTTGCATGACGCAGGTGGGCGGGGCATCTCTAGGACAAACATGCCCATATGGAAGGCTAGGTGCCACGTATCCTGTTCCTCCAGAAGAACACCGGCCAGGAATGCAGCCTTTGACAAAGTGGTGCTGGTCAGCAGGGTTATGTTTGTCAGGGCCTTCTTACGCTTACCTGAAATTATGGAGGGCAAGTTATTATATATAGTACAGAGTTCCAAATGTATGATCAGAGGAATACCAAAGTTCTAAGTGAGACTATGAAACAAATGGATTTGATAAAAAGTGAAAAATCATTactgataaaaaagaaatcttATAATGCAAAATGATATCTTGCTCATATTAAGATGTCATAAAATGCATAAGCAAGATGATTTTTGGTCAAACTGCAACTGAATATATCGTCCACTGATTGATGAACAGGTCAACCagcctttattttttattatgattgatcattattttttattatgattgatCATTATAGCAATTCGAATAGACATTAAGATATTTGACTACAAGTTCTATTTCACACATCTCACCTTTTATGTTGGGTACTGCAGCAGTCTCTGCCAGCAGGTCAGGAGGGTTGGCTAGAAGATCTTCGGCCAGCTGTTGGGCGAGTTTACATGCCTCCTTTGTGTGACCATGGGCATGTAGGGCCTCCGCACGTGCAAATGAGATCTAAAACAAAGGGCAGGGCATGGAATATAGAACAACATGAAAAATCCTATCAAAATTGTTGGAAGCAAGTATTAATTCTATCAAAACGTTGACTACAAACTTCAAGTCTATTCTCAACTTTGTTatcaattaatttttaataacatttcagaAGATAATGCACACTACAaacttatttgatataaatgttttaaaaccaatatttcatatcataaCACAAACTGTTTAACAAATGGTTGAAAGGAAGTTCAAACTCACATCTTGTCtgttttccaaacatttcaCGGCAGCAAAATAGTTGGGCTCctcattgtttttttccttCCTTTTCTTCTCCATGTCAATGGCCTTGGCTCGatcataaacatatagagaatactcATCTCCTGACAGCTGGGCCTCAAAAAGAGACTCCCCCTGGGCTTGAGCCCCATCTCCTGGCTGGTCTGGGCCAGCAACCCCCCCTCCAGTCTCTCCATTGGCACTCGCGTTTCCACCTAGCTCCattaaaacatcatcatcattttcatgtGAATCACTCTGACTTACACTTTGATTATAATTTTGCTGTTTTGATTcttgaatattcaaattataCAACCTAAATGACTCTGCATCATCAAGTGAGTTTCTCCTAAAATTTGGCTCCTTCATTTCTGATCCAGAATCAGAGTCTCTGAACAGTGAACTACCCCTTTCGGGCTCACAAAACCCTTCTGAACCAGAGCTCATGGCACCATCATTGTTACTATGACCTTGTCTGCTAGGGTGCCTGtgacgtttatttttcatgtcTTGTGGGGAGTGGTGTTCATTCAACATATTAGTGGCCTCAGCCAGTGTGGTAGTGTCATCTGTGCTTATAAGATTCTCTGAACACACTGCCATTGGCTGAATTCTGGAAGGCTTCTTGGCATCAGAGTCTAAGACTCTGTTAAACCTATAATGCAATGACAGTTTTTGTGAATCGGAGTAAGTAACACCAGGAATATGATAATCATCCCACTGTAGTATACAAGCTTCTATTCCAGGTTTGAAACCAGCAAAATTTTCTATTTCTGACTTTTTCAAAGTGCCCCCAGCACTTCCAGAATTTGATGAGTTCCTAGCTCTTTTTACTTTTTCGATCGTTGACAAATGCCACTCCTTGAATTTGGCACACAATTCATCCTTCTGTACAGGGCTGAGTTTGGGGTTGAGGGCAGCCAGTTTCCATAGATTGACAATCTCATCACAGAGGCTAGAGGCAGCATGCTGAGTGATGCTGGCGCTGCTGTTACTGCTGGATCGGGAGCTCAGCtggttattgttgttgtttgttatcTTTGTCATGAACCACCATATTAAAATCTAGTGGAAAAAGATAAATGAGTATTGACTTACATGTGTGTGTGCAATTACATGGGAGGTATAAACTATgctattaaacaaattaaaaagtaaaatttggAACTATTAAATGAGCTAATTATTTGATCTTGAATTTATATatgagaatatatatatatatatatatatatatatatatatatatatatatatatatatatatatatatatatatatgaacagaAAAAGTAAAAGTCAATCAAAACAGTGTACCAATTTCTTCCCTTAAAATGAGACCCGTAGCAGTTCTGTATCAAAATATGAAGATCATCACCATGTTTACCTGTTTAAGCTGTAAACTTTTTACGAAATTACAACCGACACGTTTCCtaacactacatgtatatcaattagggatggaagcgaatattcgagtatccggatatccggatatcacgcaagtattcggataccaaaatgggtattcgaatattcgttaagaattaaaatttcaatgaaatagcttagcagagacatagcaattgttataaaacttttcagaagatatatttcaggtgatcaacagtgtctgtcacgaagcgggtatgtgtcacaaatcgtctgctaattggatgtttgcacaaggcgtgatattgtgtccttgtgcagcaccctgtgaagttctatgaccttgtttacaatgacaagtgttgttttatgatctcagatgtgcttaattgacactaattggcactagttgatattaaacggattgatcattaatccgtaggaattgatcgtccaatcacaagttaagggtcgtgcaatcaaagcttttaatgaccaatcatatttttgatgaatatgcataaagaaataattgctatctgaacaataaatacaaaaacaaatttgtttatcttttcacttttcaatcaaatttccatcattttacatcttgtaattgtgttttgaattattaatcgtTATTCCTGTATCACGACTACATAATATGCCTCCAACATTGACTTCAAGTGTTTGGAAGTATTTCACAAAATCCGAGGATGGTAAAAGTGTTGTGTGTCAACTCTGTAAGGTTAAACTGGTATATTGTGGTGAAACTTCAAATcttagaaatcacatgaaaaaacaCCCCGTATGCAGTCCACCGACtacaatcgactatcaaataatcaaagcgtcatttaacatgaaacctgctgataaattacaaactcgaaagcacgtggcagtaaccaagcaaccacctcggccgaagtgactatcaaattcgtgaggtgtttatgtggtattcatcatgagttttatgacgtaaaatgagttgtttagctttgattataacattataaattattaagactgagaaagaatgaatgaaaaagtgaaattgccatatgacgaattataaattaagtggacaattatgtcaaataacagaaggtgggtgacatataataggaaatttacttattatgaaaacaatttgatacgagtatccggatagtattcgaatacttgatacgaatatctggataccgatttggtatccggtttccatccctaataTCAATATACATGACATGCAGCcataattgttgtgtgaatAAAACACCCACCTGTTCACACTGTAGGACTTCGTCAGTGATGATCTCAAGGAGGGGTATGGCATTGTGGTCACTCCTGCGGAACATTTCGCGGGCTATAGAGAGCAGGTTCCACATGCCCTCTGGCTCACGGCCACGCAGTGGACGCAGCAGGCTTTGCCACTCCGCCGCTGCTGGGGGTGCTGTCTGCGTCAGGAAGTTTACATCACTGGGAAACAGATTTTTATCTTAATTCTTGTGACAAACAAATTTCCAAAATCAGCATTAAATATTATGGGGGCCATTACGCTCCACAGACTACTTTCACAATGTATGTCAAATTTTCAGACTATAATTGACTACtggttttaaataaaagtgaacAGAACTATATAGAACAGTAACTGgagtttttctttaaaagctTAAAATTAATCAGAACAGATCAAATATGTCCTTGAATCAGCAATTTATTGTCCTGAAGGTTTAATAATCATAAAGCTACAATTCAATTTGTGTATGTCAAATGTTTAGACTATAACTGACTTCTGGTTTAAACAGAACTGTCAGAGACAACTTAAACAGTAAGTGGagcttttctttgaaaataaaaatattattatattattgacttcaatgaaatacatattttttttactagtCAGACAAAGTGTTGATAATTACCTAAATACCACGGGTGAGGGTACACAGAACTTGACGAGTGTTTTCTTCACGTTCTCATGCAGCTGTTTTTCATCGAGGCACCAGGACGTTTCCTCATTGGCCTCTGCCCCTGCGGTTGGGTCTGGTGCCCCATTATGGGTGTTCATGTCACATTCCTGGGCTGATATCAGCTTGTCTAACAAGCCCTGGGCTATTGGCAGGATCTACaagaaaaataatgtatttgtggGAGTTTGGTCAAACATGCTGATCTGACGAAATGTCACATAAAGCTTATCATGCATGAattgaattcatttattttctgatattgtatatatttaagaaagcatctgtaaaatgtacataatcaaatgtgttttattaatatatatataagacagaGATAGACCAACTGGGTAACATTGTTTGCCTACCTCTTTTGGCATCTCAGCGATGAGGTACTGTGCAAACTTCTGTAACTGGTCTCTATGTAGCTGGGTGAGACTCTCAGACACTGGCACCCGCCGGGTCACCTGGCCAGGCTGGGAAAATACAGATATGGTCAGTCAATCACAAATACAGAGCTACTTGAATTAGTACCACACAATTCTGAGTAAAATAAAAGCATGTGTTTCATGAAAATTCAAACCAACTTTCAGATTTTTTCTACCCCAAACTGattcattaaatttgatttattgtgAATGCACTTCTTTCGTATATCGATAAAATCATATCTGACAATTGTTGTCTTCTGTAACATACCTGGTGTATCCTAAAGAGACATACAGCAACGACATGTGAACACCAGAGAGCATTGCTATTACAGGTGCACGTGCACTGGGAGATCCGACGGCGGTCAAACAAGATGGCCACCTGGAAACTGCCCTTGTGATGGCTCAAGTGGGTTGGATGGGCCACCGTTGCGCTCAGGTGGAACCCTAAATTTACAGCATAAATATCATGAAAGTAAATAATCAGTCTACTATCCAACTTTGCGCCTGTAGAACATTTTGCAATACAATTTGGAGAAGTACATTCTGCCGTTGAAAAAGTTATCCACCTTGttatatcttaaagctgcatgcTCACAGATTATACGATTTGACAACCTTTTCATcctttgtctcagaatcagctgattttgataTCAGTGCTTTCAATTCTGTCATATACGATAACTCACGATAGAATATATTTCGTTATTTGGAAAATtgccaaaattttcattttccataatttttttcgaacataaatattaaaaatagcaAACTGATCTTTTATCGGCAGtgttatatcactgtttttcagacatttactcaaaatatggcttattccaaaacaaaaaataaaaaagttatcaaaaggtcattctgtgagagtgcagcttttaatgcatacaaaatgtttattttacaaattcatTAGATCAGAATGATAGAAACAAACATTGCAAGTATtgtacataaatgaaataaatagtgatAACAAACATTAAGTAATGGTTTTCACAACAATGAATCAGGAGTTGTACCACACCAGCCCGATACACTAGAGCAGACTTACCAATCTGTAGAGCATTTTTCACAGACTTGCTCTTATAGAGGTGATCTCCTTTTTGGAACTCTTCAGCACTGCCATTGGCCAGGCAGGAGTAGAgtctaaaatgaaaatgtagcattgaatttt
Above is a genomic segment from Mya arenaria isolate MELC-2E11 chromosome 2, ASM2691426v1 containing:
- the LOC128204474 gene encoding zinc finger SWIM domain-containing protein 8-like, whose product is MDFMFDWDNDGDRFSFDDSERFEEESMCSWMSETESLNNNWRGWKRQNGGQTSPSYNKAQEGEVLSLVELASQTVACNIPYGVVEKYPQPIPEPLQLRITFWSFPDCEEDIRLYSCLANGSAEEFQKGDHLYKSKSVKNALQIGFHLSATVAHPTHLSHHKGSFQVAILFDRRRISQCTCTCNSNALWCSHVVAVCLFRIHQPGQVTRRVPVSESLTQLHRDQLQKFAQYLIAEMPKEILPIAQGLLDKLISAQECDMNTHNGAPDPTAGAEANEETSWCLDEKQLHENVKKTLVKFCVPSPVVFSDVNFLTQTAPPAAAEWQSLLRPLRGREPEGMWNLLSIAREMFRRSDHNAIPLLEIITDEVLQCEQILIWWFMTKITNNNNNQLSSRSSSNSSASITQHAASSLCDEIVNLWKLAALNPKLSPVQKDELCAKFKEWHLSTIEKVKRARNSSNSGSAGGTLKKSEIENFAGFKPGIEACILQWDDYHIPGVTYSDSQKLSLHYRFNRVLDSDAKKPSRIQPMAVCSENLISTDDTTTLAEATNMLNEHHSPQDMKNKRHRHPSRQGHSNNDGAMSSGSEGFCEPERGSSLFRDSDSGSEMKEPNFRRNSLDDAESFRLYNLNIQESKQQNYNQSVSQSDSHENDDDVLMELGGNASANGETGGGVAGPDQPGDGAQAQGESLFEAQLSGDEYSLYVYDRAKAIDMEKKRKEKNNEEPNYFAAVKCLENRQDISFARAEALHAHGHTKEACKLAQQLAEDLLANPPDLLAETAAVPNIKGKRKKALTNITLLTSTTLSKAAFLAGVLLEEQDTWHLAFHMGMFVLEMPRPPASCKAMEVKLAYQETELLSLLKKIPLGPAEMSMLRQRADQLKDGTIKSRGEALLPLTLASFIFDALCLGACPMTSTMPGCRHVSMVPCRQSGDEKLGFEGCVAALGMKANVSEADHPLLCESTRKQRGDLTMAMLLNYKDDIAKLSKIMDKLLDKEVHQQYKAPSLMTYLTPRQAPCHTPTTSTGGSRDQQERPQNPRGASGTSRSTRTSELDEFPAPDDQRHRGGASGGLGTTGARPKAYTTITYGLSRDTDSSAVEEEGDNYKQLEAKLRCMALKKKPSSGRAAIDSSAPETTSSDNSPTLVRRVWGKHQGPGSDSGSSGDSDSLGSSSSGDKAELRTKLRDESSQAQINSRITATSQFILDSRSSTPNLKGIRFKGKRIMPTVPNQPSEASAHWMWEVAKMILNKAGGSSSTSQFIQPSNTNQPSGPHRNLQLCSFQIGLYALGLQNCVAPNWLSRTYSSHVSWITGQAMEIGSAAIHILIDTWEGHLTPPEVASLADRASRGRDHHIVRAAAELALSCLPQAHALNPSEVQRALYQCKEQSKEMLEKACLAVEGAATGGGVYPEVLFHVAKRWHELAEEAASQPGGVESGRADGHERGRPRSAPLAPVTVSSPSQGAEGPSPVNLPVIPFSNTPPNASHVAVSAAQLLTHNGQPVMLPFPMPPVPQPSPHHPHHHMQQQQAFVQPYNIVQQIHQPFGAPPLQQSIPMHPQTMPPYVTFTYPNPIQYNGMPQQAPVYSSAAAYRPMAPGPIPTQAQGQGVQVIPSQNCQMSNLPGMLPPPPQAPLSMAHPPNMSGEDIGHHHTLTNPHIMNPTQTHYLHAAFRVGILAMETLARRVHDERPQTKYAKNPPNGEDVKWLLKLAMKLGTSYLQQFTQSVANAVVSPFLLYDIAIEAAQVLARNNPVAVQSHLRSGILHPLVQKCVQMFIQCAHQRIHHINPSEYDDFVSIICSARNVFYITPGGMVQFQELLQSLRRTKSCRKELWQRIMNGLATPVSL